Proteins found in one Magnolia sinica isolate HGM2019 chromosome 5, MsV1, whole genome shotgun sequence genomic segment:
- the LOC131245067 gene encoding arabinogalactan protein 41-like — MAISRVSFALPIVVALVFGIVLPAVQAQGLAPSPAPASDGTSIDQGIAYLLMLLALVLTYLIHCVDDASSFSLF; from the exons ATGGCGATTTCTAGGGTTTCTTTCGCGCTTCCGATTGTCGTCGCTCTTGTTTTTGGCATCGTTTTGCCTGCGGTTCAAGCTCAAGGCCTTGCTCCTTCTCCGGCTCCTGCCAGCGACG GTACCTCAATCGACCAAGGGATTGCTTATTTGCTGATGCTTTTAGCTTTGGTTCTCACGTACCTCATACACTGCGTGGATGATGCCTCTTCTTTCAGTCTCTTCTGA
- the LOC131245068 gene encoding tubulin gamma-1 chain-like isoform X1, whose amino-acid sequence MPREIITLQVGQCGNQIGMEFWKQLCLEHGISKEGILEDFATQGGDRKDVFFYQADDQHYIPRALLIDLEPRVINGIQNSEYRNLYNHENIFVSDHGGGAGNNWASGYHQGEQVEEDIMDMVDREADGSDSLEGFVLCHSIAGGTGSGMGSYLLETLNDRYSKKLVQTYSVFPNQMETSDVVVQPYNSLLTLKRLTLNADCVVVLDNTALNRIAVERLHLSNPTFAQTNSLVSTVMSASTTTLRYPGYMNNDLVGLLASLIPTPRCHFLMTGYTPLTVERQANVIRKTTVLDVMRRLLQTKNIMVSSYARTKEASQAKYISILNIIQGEVDPTQVHESLQRIRERKLVNFIEWGPASIQVALSRKSPYVQTAHRVSGLMLASHTSIRHLFSKCLSQYEKLRKKQAFLDNYRKFPMFADNDLSEFDESREIIESLVDEYRACESPDYIKWGIEDPDQVLTGEGSVSGTEDSNITL is encoded by the exons ATGCCGAGGGAGATCATAACACTGCAGGTAGGGCAATGTGGGAATCAGATAGGGATGGAGTTCTGGAAGCAGCTCTGCCTCGAACATGGCATCAGCAAAGAAGGAATCCTGGAAGATTTTGCCACACAG GGAGGTGACAGGAAAGACGTATTTTTCTATCAAGCTGACGATCAACACTACATACCTCGAGCTCTTCTGATAGATTTAGAGCCCAGAGTTATTAATGGCATTCAAAACAGTGAATACCGGAATCTCTACAATCACGAGAACATATTTGTCTCAGATCACGGAGGTGGCGCAGGAAATAATTGGGCTAGTGGGTATCACCAG GGAGAGCAGGTTGAAGAGGATATAATGGACATGGTTGATAGAGAAGCTGATGGAAGTGATAGCCTTGAGGGTTTCGTTCTATGTCATTCAATAGCTGGTGGGACAGGCTCAG GAATGGGTTCATATCTTTTGGAGACCCTAAATGATCGTTATAGCAAAAAGCTTGTTCAGACATATAGTGTATTTCCCAATCAGATGGAGACGAGTGATGTTGTGGTCCAGCCATACAACTCGCTTTTGACTCTCAAACGACTGACTCTAAATGCTGATTGTGTTGTTGTTCTTGACAACACTGCACTAAACAGGATTGCTGTGGAACGCCTTCATCTAAGTAATCCTACCTTTGCACAAACAAATTCATTGGTTTCTACTGTAATGTCCGCAAGCACTACTACTCTTCGGTATCCAGGATACATGAACAATGACCTGGTTGGTCTTCTTGCCTCTTTGATCCCAACTCCGAGATGCCATTTCCTAATGACAGGGTATACGCCACTCACTGTGGAGCGTCAG GCTAATGTGATTCGCAAAACAACTGTACTAGATGTTATGAGAAGACTTCTACAG ACAAAGAATATCATGGTTTCGTCCTATGCTCGAACAAAAGAAGcaagccaagcaaaatacattTCAATATTAAACATCATACAAGGAGAAGTGGACCCTACTCAG GTGCATGAAAGTTTGCAGAGAATACGTGAAAGAAAGCTTGTCAATTTCATTGAGTGGGGCCCTGCTAGCATTCAG GTTGCCTTGTCTAGAAAATCTCCATATGTTCAAACAGCTCATAGA GTTAGTGGTCTGATGCTAGCAAGCCACACTAGTATAAGGCACCTCTTCAGCAAGTGTCTGAGCCAGTATGAAAAGTTGAGGAAGAAGCAGGCCTTTCTTGACAATTATCGGAAGTTCCCAATGTTTGCA GACAACGATCTCTCCGAATTTGATGAGTCTCGAGAGATAATAGAGAGCTTGGTTGATGAATACAGAGCATGTGAGTCCCCAGATTACATCAAATGGGGGATAGAG GACCCGGATCAAGTACTCACTGGAGAAGGCAGTGTCTCGGGAACAGAGGACTCAAATATAACACTCTAA
- the LOC131245068 gene encoding tubulin gamma-2 chain-like isoform X2, which translates to MPREIITLQVGQCGNQIGMEFWKQLCLEHGISKEGILEDFATQGGDRKDVFFYQADDQHYIPRALLIDLEPRVINGIQNSEYRNLYNHENIFVSDHGGGAGNNWASGYHQGEQVEEDIMDMVDREADGSDSLEGFVLCHSIAGGTGSGMGSYLLETLNDRYSKKLVQTYSVFPNQMETSDVVVQPYNSLLTLKRLTLNADCVVVLDNTALNRIAVERLHLSNPTFAQTNSLVSTVMSASTTTLRYPGYMNNDLVGLLASLIPTPRCHFLMTGYTPLTVERQANVIRKTTVLDVMRRLLQTKNIMVSSYARTKEASQAKYISILNIIQGEVDPTQVHESLQRIRERKLVNFIEWGPASIQVSGLMLASHTSIRHLFSKCLSQYEKLRKKQAFLDNYRKFPMFADNDLSEFDESREIIESLVDEYRACESPDYIKWGIEDPDQVLTGEGSVSGTEDSNITL; encoded by the exons ATGCCGAGGGAGATCATAACACTGCAGGTAGGGCAATGTGGGAATCAGATAGGGATGGAGTTCTGGAAGCAGCTCTGCCTCGAACATGGCATCAGCAAAGAAGGAATCCTGGAAGATTTTGCCACACAG GGAGGTGACAGGAAAGACGTATTTTTCTATCAAGCTGACGATCAACACTACATACCTCGAGCTCTTCTGATAGATTTAGAGCCCAGAGTTATTAATGGCATTCAAAACAGTGAATACCGGAATCTCTACAATCACGAGAACATATTTGTCTCAGATCACGGAGGTGGCGCAGGAAATAATTGGGCTAGTGGGTATCACCAG GGAGAGCAGGTTGAAGAGGATATAATGGACATGGTTGATAGAGAAGCTGATGGAAGTGATAGCCTTGAGGGTTTCGTTCTATGTCATTCAATAGCTGGTGGGACAGGCTCAG GAATGGGTTCATATCTTTTGGAGACCCTAAATGATCGTTATAGCAAAAAGCTTGTTCAGACATATAGTGTATTTCCCAATCAGATGGAGACGAGTGATGTTGTGGTCCAGCCATACAACTCGCTTTTGACTCTCAAACGACTGACTCTAAATGCTGATTGTGTTGTTGTTCTTGACAACACTGCACTAAACAGGATTGCTGTGGAACGCCTTCATCTAAGTAATCCTACCTTTGCACAAACAAATTCATTGGTTTCTACTGTAATGTCCGCAAGCACTACTACTCTTCGGTATCCAGGATACATGAACAATGACCTGGTTGGTCTTCTTGCCTCTTTGATCCCAACTCCGAGATGCCATTTCCTAATGACAGGGTATACGCCACTCACTGTGGAGCGTCAG GCTAATGTGATTCGCAAAACAACTGTACTAGATGTTATGAGAAGACTTCTACAG ACAAAGAATATCATGGTTTCGTCCTATGCTCGAACAAAAGAAGcaagccaagcaaaatacattTCAATATTAAACATCATACAAGGAGAAGTGGACCCTACTCAG GTGCATGAAAGTTTGCAGAGAATACGTGAAAGAAAGCTTGTCAATTTCATTGAGTGGGGCCCTGCTAGCATTCAG GTTAGTGGTCTGATGCTAGCAAGCCACACTAGTATAAGGCACCTCTTCAGCAAGTGTCTGAGCCAGTATGAAAAGTTGAGGAAGAAGCAGGCCTTTCTTGACAATTATCGGAAGTTCCCAATGTTTGCA GACAACGATCTCTCCGAATTTGATGAGTCTCGAGAGATAATAGAGAGCTTGGTTGATGAATACAGAGCATGTGAGTCCCCAGATTACATCAAATGGGGGATAGAG GACCCGGATCAAGTACTCACTGGAGAAGGCAGTGTCTCGGGAACAGAGGACTCAAATATAACACTCTAA